The nucleotide sequence CTTTTGGATCAATGGTATTCTCAGTTTTCCCCGCATGGGGTATGTTTGGAATGGCGTTGTTTATCGGTGTTGGAATGTGTTTTATTACAACGGTTCTGGTAATCCCCGGATTTATAGGATTGATTGAGAGAATAAAAAAAGAAAAAAGTAAATAGAGAAATAGTTTACCTATAACATTGCTATTCATAATACGCATCCAATTCAAATTCCAATGGTATAAATAAGGGTATTATTCAACGATTTTTCGCTAAGGAAAATGTACTCGTAATTTCGAAAGGCATAACATTGCCATAATTGTCTTCCCTAACAAGCATTTCGGGCATTTGTTACAGGTTATTAATACGTTTAGCGGTCATATATTTAAAACACATGGTAATTGAACCAAAAATCATTTTTAAAAATAATTTTTAATATAGCTCTTAACCATACATTAAAAACTCTCATTAATAAAAAACGGTTAGAAACAGTGAACCTAATTCATATTTTGCTAATTATAAATAAAAGTAAGAAATTACGTGATTGATCTCAGCGAGATAATGAAAATAAAGTTTTCAATATTTGTCGCTATAAATATTATACTGCAAACACAGAATTTCACTTTTCCATCCAATAAATCCATATATTTTCAGAATATCGTAAATATTAGTAAGGATTCCACCGATGAGATAATCGTAGTTGATAAATCCAAACAATATCTATTTGTGGTGAAAAGTTACCTTGATTCACCTCTTGCCTTTGTCGACTCTTTCAGAGTAACTACCGGTAAAAATAATGGGAATAAAGAACGTGAAGGAGATAATAAGACTCCAGAAGGAATCTATCGCATCATAGGTAGTATACCCGGTAATCAGTTGCCTCCATTGTATGGTCCTATTGCTTATATTCTCGATTATCCAAACTTTGTAGATAGAATATATGGTAGGACAGGATCGAATATATGGATTCATGGACGGGACAAAGAGATTACAAACTATCAAACAAAAGGCTGTATTTCACTGCATAACCATTCAATATTAAGATTATCGAAATACATTAAATTAAACAAAACACTTGTTCTTATCCAGGATACAATACATATTGTAAATGAAGAAAAATATCAGAACATCACAAATAACTGGAATAAGTATCTATCATCATGGGCTGAAAGCTGGGAAAAAGATACCGCCAGTTATTTCAGATACTACTCAGACAAATTTCGAACAAAGAAATTCCACAACTTTAAACAATTCAAAAAATACAAAAGGTACCTGGAAAGAATATACAACTGGAAACATATAGAAATTGGTGAAGCCCTAGTATACCAGACAAAATATGAGACTCAGGCAGAATTCTATCAGGAATTCATCTGTCCTAAATTTTACTCAACAGGGATAAAAACAATTCGTATGATACCCGAAGAAAATGGATGGAAAATTGTAAATGAGGATTTCAGCCCAATAGAGCCTCAGGTTTACATAAAGGATATAGTGAATAAATTTGTAAAAGAGTGGATTGCCGCATGGGAGTCAAAAGATATTGAAAAATACATCACATTCTACGATACCAGCTTTAAAGCTGGAGAAATGAACCTTAACGAATGGTATAATTATAAAAAAAGAATTTTTGAAAAGGCAAGACGGATTGATATTTCAGCAACAAATTTAAATATTGTATCACCTGAGAAATTTATCTGGAAGGTAACTTTTATACAGAGGTATAAATCCAAATCATATTCCGACATAGGGCGAAAAATTCTAATTTTGAAAGGTAAACCTAATAGCTTTAAGATAATCGAGGAAAAATGGGAAAGAATAAAATAATAATTTCTGCCATAATCATTTTACTTTTCAACTGCGTAATACGTGCAGAAAAAAAGATTAGACCCTATAAAGAACACCTGGTTTATTTTAAAAATACTCCCAATGAACTCAATGTCTATAAACTATATGGCAGACAGGATGGGAAAACAGTATTTATCCTGGGTGGTATCCAAGGCGACGAGCCGGGTGGTTTTCTATCAGCTGATCTTTATCCAGACCTTGTTCTTGAAAAGGGAAATTTGATTATCATACCGCGTGCAAATTTTCATTCCATAATTCTGAATAAAAGAGGCGTAAATGGAGATATGAATAGAAAATTCCAGAATAATAAACCTAAGGATGTAGATGACCAGATTGTCAATCTAATAAAGCAGTTCATGTCCGAGTCTGATCTATTTTTAAATCTTCACGATGGATGGGGATTCTACAGGGACGAGTATATTGATGAGATGAGAAATCCATATAGATTCGGACAGTCGGTCATTGCAGATGCAGATTTTTATGTAAAAGAAAACGGTGATACAATATCTCTTAAGAAAATGGCAGATACTGTTATCGAAAAGGTAAACAAAAAAATAATTAATCCAGAACACCACTTCCATTTTATGAATACAAGGACAAACGAACCGAATACACCATTCGCTGATCAGCGAAAGTCAGCTACATTTTTTGCTCTGACAAATTATAATATACCTGCTTTTGGAATCGAGACCTCCAAAAACCTTAAGGACCTGGAACTTAAAATAAGGTATCACAATTACGTTATAAATGAGTTTTTAAACCTTATGGGTGTAGAACCTGAACATCCGGCAATTCTTTATGAACCACCAAGACTGATTTATGCTATGATAGTTGTCAATGACAGATTCCCAAATATGGTGATTGATGGCTCAGTGTTAAATCTATACAAAGGTGATAATATCAAAGTAACGCATATTGAATCCAACTACAAAAGAGGACTGACGTGTGATATCTTAAATGTTGGTAGCGAGCAGGACTACATGAAAGATTTTGAAATAACACAAACAACGAAGATAATTTTCAGGAAGGATAATTTTAACATTGGCGAGGTGGGGATAAATGTAAACGAAATGAGGACCGATTATGTGGTCTTTTTAACCGAGGTTAATGGTAAAAAACAGCTGTTCTTTCAGAATGACACCTTGAAAATACATAGAGGAGACAAATTAAGAATTATAAATGTATTGATTGATGGTATGGAAAGTACATCTCTGACTGTAAATCTAAAAGGATTTGTACCAAACGTCAAATACAATACC is from Candidatus Neomarinimicrobiota bacterium and encodes:
- a CDS encoding L,D-transpeptidase family protein, yielding MKIKFSIFVAINIILQTQNFTFPSNKSIYFQNIVNISKDSTDEIIVVDKSKQYLFVVKSYLDSPLAFVDSFRVTTGKNNGNKEREGDNKTPEGIYRIIGSIPGNQLPPLYGPIAYILDYPNFVDRIYGRTGSNIWIHGRDKEITNYQTKGCISLHNHSILRLSKYIKLNKTLVLIQDTIHIVNEEKYQNITNNWNKYLSSWAESWEKDTASYFRYYSDKFRTKKFHNFKQFKKYKRYLERIYNWKHIEIGEALVYQTKYETQAEFYQEFICPKFYSTGIKTIRMIPEENGWKIVNEDFSPIEPQVYIKDIVNKFVKEWIAAWESKDIEKYITFYDTSFKAGEMNLNEWYNYKKRIFEKARRIDISATNLNIVSPEKFIWKVTFIQRYKSKSYSDIGRKILILKGKPNSFKIIEEKWERIK